A single window of Undibacterium sp. 5I1 DNA harbors:
- a CDS encoding sulfate ABC transporter substrate-binding protein, with product MLLGSIFMAAPAAHADTALLNVSYDVTRELFKDINPAFIAEWKKTTGETITVNQSHGGSSKQARSVADGLEASVVTMNQANDIDFLADQGVVAADWAKRFPNNAAPFYSTMVYLVRKGNPKKIAGWDDLIKPGLKVIIPNPKTSGNGRYSYLAAWGSVIKKGGTEAQARDFVSKLFKNVPVLDGGGRGATTTFTQREIGDVLVTFENEVQLVRNEFGDNFEVVYPSSSILAESPVAVVDKVVDKKNIRKQATAYLQFLYSEAGQDIIAKHFLRPRSAIAAKKYATSFKPITLFTVDEVFGGWKNAQKKHFDDGGEFDKIFQSHR from the coding sequence ATGTTATTGGGATCGATCTTCATGGCAGCGCCTGCTGCCCACGCAGATACCGCATTGCTTAACGTCTCTTACGACGTCACACGCGAGCTGTTTAAGGATATCAACCCGGCATTTATCGCCGAGTGGAAAAAAACCACAGGCGAAACCATTACCGTCAACCAATCACACGGCGGCTCTAGCAAACAGGCGCGTTCGGTAGCCGATGGTCTGGAGGCGTCTGTCGTTACCATGAATCAGGCTAATGACATTGATTTCCTGGCCGACCAAGGTGTAGTTGCCGCTGATTGGGCAAAACGTTTTCCGAATAACGCAGCGCCGTTTTATTCCACCATGGTATATCTGGTGCGCAAAGGCAATCCTAAAAAAATTGCTGGTTGGGATGATTTGATCAAACCAGGTTTGAAAGTCATTATTCCTAATCCTAAAACCTCAGGCAATGGTCGTTATTCTTATCTGGCGGCTTGGGGTTCTGTGATTAAAAAAGGCGGTACCGAGGCGCAGGCGCGTGATTTTGTCTCCAAACTATTTAAAAACGTACCGGTACTCGATGGTGGCGGACGCGGCGCCACTACTACGTTCACCCAACGTGAAATCGGCGATGTGCTGGTGACATTTGAGAATGAAGTACAGCTAGTACGCAATGAGTTTGGCGATAATTTTGAAGTAGTCTATCCAAGCTCATCTATTCTGGCGGAATCGCCCGTTGCGGTTGTTGATAAAGTCGTGGACAAGAAAAATATCCGCAAGCAAGCAACGGCTTACCTGCAATTCTTATACTCGGAAGCAGGTCAAGATATTATCGCCAAGCATTTCTTGCGCCCTCGCTCGGCGATCGCCGCAAAAAAATATGCGACGTCGTTTAAACCAATTACCTTGTTTACCGTCGATGAAGTTTTCGGTGGCTGGAAAAATGCGCAGAAAAAGCATTTTGATGATGGTGGCGAATTCGACAAGATTTTTCAATCGCATCGGTAA
- a CDS encoding response regulator transcription factor, translated as MRILLAEDDSVLADGLTRSLRQSGYATDCVANGEEADTALTTQDFDLLILDLGLPRLSGLEVLRRLRARNSHLPVLILTAADSIEQRVKGLDLGADDYMAKPFALSELEARVRALTRRGAGGGPTVIKHGPLTYDQVGRIAYIHEQMLDLSARELGLLEVLLQRTGRLVSKEQLVDHLCEWGEEVSNNAIEVYVHRLRKKIEIDGVRIATVRGLGYCLEKFFVAASTNTTTTTPKTIKHDG; from the coding sequence ATGCGCATATTGCTCGCCGAAGATGACAGCGTACTTGCCGACGGACTGACCCGTTCGCTCAGACAGTCTGGCTATGCCACCGATTGTGTCGCCAATGGCGAAGAAGCGGATACGGCTTTAACGACCCAAGATTTTGATTTGCTGATACTGGATTTAGGTCTGCCACGACTCAGCGGGCTAGAAGTATTGCGACGTTTGCGTGCGCGTAATTCCCATTTGCCGGTGCTAATCTTAACGGCCGCGGACTCCATTGAACAACGCGTCAAAGGCTTGGATCTGGGTGCAGATGATTACATGGCGAAGCCCTTTGCCTTATCAGAACTGGAAGCCCGAGTAAGAGCATTAACCAGACGCGGCGCTGGTGGCGGCCCTACCGTGATCAAACACGGACCGTTGACTTATGATCAGGTCGGTAGAATTGCTTACATTCATGAGCAAATGCTGGATTTGTCTGCACGTGAGCTGGGTTTATTAGAAGTCTTATTGCAAAGAACAGGCAGATTAGTCTCTAAAGAACAGTTGGTGGATCACCTGTGCGAATGGGGCGAAGAAGTCAGTAATAATGCGATTGAAGTTTACGTCCACCGCTTAAGAAAAAAAATTGAAATCGATGGTGTGCGCATCGCCACAGTACGCGGCTTGGGATATTGTCTGGAGAAGTTTTTTGTCGCTGCCTCGACGAACACCACCACCACCACACCAAAAACGATCAAGCATGATGGATGA
- a CDS encoding sensor histidine kinase N-terminal domain-containing protein: protein MMDDEGAKVAMASQAPEHLARKDNNTNSHSQPPEKIQRSLFGEILDWMLAPLLLLWPMSIAITYLVAKSIANQPFDRALEDNVLVLSQQVKEVDGKVVTQLSNPARDILRADDLDSIYFQIKNSKGDLIDGDKDLPMPAEDDRPTPGTVQIRNEYLHGIDIRVAYSYINLNKVNKEISAKVAAKLTGNSVDHSADKSRQAVLSSSQVQESQLVLVQVAETLEKRAVLANEIIKGVILPQFIILPIALALVWFALSRGLSPLAELQHRIRARRPDDLSPIDSRHVPEEITPLVRSLNEMLERLAQTIVIQKRFIADAAHQMKTPLAGMRMQSELALRQTDQTEIHRSLLQLAKSSEAATRLINQLLTLARAENQTPATKPLESIELCELVRSTVHDWIQTSFSYEIDLGLEQPDFPVFIFGSPLMLRELLSNLIDNAIRYTPKGLSVTVRIRVSEEQALAILEVEDNGPGIPVSEHEHVFERFYRILDNNVQGSGLGLSIVREIAQQHNAPIDIMANPRNQNPHYPGCIFRVSFQMNPHASLRGDIS from the coding sequence ATGATGGATGACGAAGGCGCAAAAGTAGCGATGGCATCGCAAGCGCCGGAGCATCTTGCTCGCAAAGATAACAACACCAATAGTCACAGCCAACCGCCAGAAAAAATCCAGCGCTCGCTTTTTGGTGAAATTCTCGATTGGATGCTGGCACCGCTGTTATTGCTCTGGCCTATGAGCATCGCCATCACGTATCTGGTCGCCAAATCGATTGCCAATCAACCGTTTGACCGGGCGCTGGAAGACAATGTGCTGGTACTGTCACAGCAAGTCAAAGAAGTCGATGGTAAAGTCGTCACGCAATTATCGAACCCTGCCCGCGATATTTTGCGTGCAGATGATTTGGATAGTATTTACTTCCAGATCAAAAATAGCAAAGGCGATCTGATCGATGGTGATAAAGATTTGCCCATGCCAGCCGAAGATGACCGCCCTACCCCCGGCACTGTACAAATCAGAAATGAATACTTGCACGGTATCGACATTCGGGTCGCGTATAGCTACATCAATCTGAACAAAGTTAACAAAGAAATCAGTGCGAAAGTAGCCGCGAAACTAACTGGAAATTCAGTAGATCATTCGGCTGACAAATCTAGGCAAGCAGTGCTGTCTTCGAGCCAAGTACAAGAATCCCAACTAGTCTTAGTACAAGTTGCGGAGACCTTAGAAAAACGCGCCGTACTTGCAAATGAAATTATCAAAGGCGTAATCCTGCCACAATTTATTATTTTGCCGATAGCACTTGCCTTAGTCTGGTTTGCTTTGAGTCGCGGACTATCGCCGCTAGCCGAATTACAACACAGAATACGCGCCAGGCGGCCCGACGATCTTAGTCCGATAGACTCGCGCCACGTACCGGAAGAAATCACGCCTCTGGTGCGCTCACTCAATGAGATGTTAGAACGTTTAGCACAAACTATCGTCATCCAAAAACGCTTTATCGCTGATGCAGCACATCAGATGAAAACTCCACTGGCTGGTATGCGCATGCAATCTGAATTAGCCTTGCGCCAGACCGATCAGACAGAAATCCATCGTTCACTTTTGCAGCTAGCTAAAAGTTCGGAGGCGGCTACCCGCCTGATCAACCAACTGCTGACTTTAGCAAGGGCAGAAAATCAAACGCCAGCCACCAAACCCTTAGAGTCGATTGAGCTCTGTGAGCTGGTACGCAGCACCGTACATGACTGGATACAGACCTCGTTCTCTTATGAAATTGATCTGGGATTAGAGCAGCCAGATTTTCCTGTTTTTATATTTGGCAGTCCGCTGATGCTGCGCGAGTTATTAAGTAATCTGATTGATAACGCGATTCGCTATACACCAAAAGGGTTAAGCGTCACCGTCAGAATCCGGGTGAGTGAAGAGCAGGCGCTGGCAATATTGGAAGTGGAAGACAATGGACCCGGGATTCCAGTATCAGAACATGAGCATGTGTTTGAACGCTTCTATCGTATTCTGGATAACAATGTACAAGGCAGCGGATTAGGGC